The DNA sequence TGGACGAACACGTCCTCACCACCGTCGTCCTGCTGGATGAAACCAAAGCCCTTCGAGTCGTTGAACCACTTCACCGTGCCAGTCGCCATCTGCGTTCTCTCTTTTCGTTTTGCGCTCTGTGCGCTTCGCCCGAGCCCCGTTCTCGAGGTAGGCGGGCTGCTCGCTATCCCACTTTTGAGACCGGAGTCAATTCACTCGGTGTGTGGGTCGGCCAAGCTGCGGTCGTTTCAAGGAGTTAGCGCTCAGGCCACGGCCGCCGCGGGGGCCTTCGGCTCGCGGAACTGCCGCTGGTAGAGGTCTGAATAGAGGCCTGCCTTGGCCATGAGCTCGTCGTGCGTGCCGTGCTCGGCGATGCGGCCGGCGTCGATGACCAGGATCTGGTCGGCGTGGCGAATCGTGGAGAGCCGGTGGGCGATGACCACGCTGGTGCGGCCGGCGAGGAGCGTCGCCAGGGCCTTCTGGATCAAGGCCTCGGTGCGGGTGTCGATGTTGGCGGTGGCCTCGTCGAGGATGAGCACCCGCGGATCGGCGATGACCGCGCGCGCGAACGCGAGCAACTGGCGCTGCCCCTGGGAGAGGTTCACGCCCGCCTCGGCGAGCGCGGTCATGTAACCTTTTGGTAAGGCGCTGATGAACTCGTGCGCGTGGACGGCGCGCGCGGCGGCTTCGATCTCGGCCTGGGTGGCGTCCGGCTTTCCGTAGGCGATGTTCTCCGCGATGGTTCCGCCGAAGAGGAACGGCTCCTGGAGCACCATGGCCATCTGCTTGCGCAGGCTGGCGCGCGTGACGCCCCGGACGTCATGGCCGTCGAGCCGCACCGCGCCCGAAGTGGCGTCGTAGAAGCGGGGAATCAGGCTGGCCAGCGTGGTCTTGCCGGCACCGGTCTTGCCCACCAGCGCCACGGTCTGGCCGGGCTTCACCTCGAGCGTCACGTCGCGCAGCACCGGTCGACCGGGCTCGTACGCGAACTCCACGCCGGCCATCTCGATGCGTCCCTCGGCGCGACCGAGCTCGAGGGCTCCGGGCGCGTCGGCAGGCTCTGGCTGCTCGTCGAGGATGCCGAACACGCGCTCCGCGCCCGCGAGCGCGCTCTGCAGCAGCGTGTACACGCTCGCCGCGAGTTGCACCGGCCGGAAGAACTGCTGCACGTAGATGAGGAACGCCGCGAGCAGACCCACGCTCAGCGCGCCGTCGAGCACCAGGTGGCCGCCGTAGCCGATGACGAGCGCCGTCGCGAGCGTGCTCAGCACGTCGATGGTCGGCGAGAACGCGCTGGTGACGCCCACCGCCGCCACGTTGGCCTCGCGGTTGGCGGCGTTGCGCTCGCGAAACCGGGCGATGTTGCGCTCGGTGCGGTTGAACGCCTGCGCCTGGCGCACGCCGACGATCTCCTCCTGCAGCTCGGCCGTGACGGCGCCCACCGTGCTGCGCGTCTTGCGGTACGCCTTGCGCGCGCGCGCCGCGAAGAACCACGTCGCCAGCAGCATCACCGGGATGATGGTGAAGCACGCGAGCGCGAGCGTGGGATGCAGCACCAGCATCGCCACCATGATTCCCACGAGGCCGAGCACGGCGCCCAGCAGCTGCGTCAGACCTTGCGAGAAGAACTGATTGAGCGTGTCGACGTCGCTGAGCAAGCGGCTCATCAGATCGCCGATGGGGCGCTTGTCGAAGTACGAGATGGGCAGCCGCTGGAGCTGGTCGAAAAGCTTGGCGCGCAGCGAGGCGAGCACGTGCTGGCCGGTGCTGCCCACGCGGCGCACCTGCGCACGGCCGGCGAGCGCGCCGCCGAGGTAGACGAAGAAGAGCGCGGCCATCGTCTTCGCGAGGCCGAGGCCGTCGTGGCCAGCGATGTCGCGATCGATGGCGCGGCTGACGAGGTACGGGCCCGCGGCCTGCGCCGCTGCGCCGAGGACGATGAAGACCGCGGCCTGCGCCATCGTCCCCGAGTGCGGCGCGAGCTCGCCGATGAGCCGCCGCGCCACGGCGCCGCGGTTCTGGGCCTTCTGAACCTCGATCTCCGCCATCGACTGCAGATCGCCCGGGCGCCTCATGCTGCCTTCTCCGAGATGAGCTGCGTGCCGAGGATCTCGTTGTAGAGCTCGCTCGTCGCCAGCAGCTCCTCGTGCTTGCCCTGCGCAGCGATGCGGCCTTCGTCGAGCACGAGGATCTGATCCGCGTCGCGCACGGTGGAGATGCGCTGGGCAATCACGATCGCCGTGCGCCGCTTGTCGCGCATGAGCTGATCGAGCGCGCGCTGGATGCTGGCTTCCGTCTCGGCGTCCACGGCCGAGGTGCTGTCGTCGAGGATCAAGAGCCGCGGGTCCGTGAGCAGGGCGCGCGCGATCGCCAACCGCTGCCGCTGCCCGCCCGAGAGCCCCACGCCGCGCTCGCCGACCACCGTGTCGTAGCCCTGCGGCAGCGCGGCGATGAACTCGTGCGCCTGCGCCGCCGTGGCCGCGGCCTTCACCTCGTCGAGCGTCGCGTCCGGGCGCCCGTAGGCGATGTTGTCACGCACCGTTCCCGAGAAGAGCAGCGCGTCCTGCAAGACCACGCCGATCTGCGAGCGCAGGCTGGAGAGGGTCACCTTGCGCACGTCGTGGCCGTCCACGCACACCGCGCCCGAGGTCACGTCGTAGAAGCGCGGCAGCAGGTTGATGATCGTGCTCTTGCCTGAGCCCGTGGTGCCGAGGATCGCGACCAACTGCCCCGGCTCGGCGGTGAAGGTCAGCCCGCGCAGGATCTCGCGCTCGCTGCCCGCGTAGCGGAAGCGCACATCGCGGAACTCGACCTTGCCCTCGAGCTGCGGCAGCGGCTGCGCGTCCGGCGCGTCCTTGAGCTCGACCTCGGTGTCGAGCAGCTCGAACACGCGCACCGCTGAAGCGCCCGCGCGCGAGAGCTGCGCCGCCAGAAAGCCAATCGTCATCAGCGGCATCAGCAGCAGGCCGAGGTAGCTGTTGAAGGCGATGAGCTCGCCCAGCGTGAGCGAGCTCCGGAAGATGAGCGTCCCGCCCACGCCCACG is a window from the Deltaproteobacteria bacterium genome containing:
- a CDS encoding cold-shock protein, yielding MATGTVKWFNDSKGFGFIQQDDGGEDVFV
- a CDS encoding ABC transporter ATP-binding protein, whose amino-acid sequence is MRRPGDLQSMAEIEVQKAQNRGAVARRLIGELAPHSGTMAQAAVFIVLGAAAQAAGPYLVSRAIDRDIAGHDGLGLAKTMAALFFVYLGGALAGRAQVRRVGSTGQHVLASLRAKLFDQLQRLPISYFDKRPIGDLMSRLLSDVDTLNQFFSQGLTQLLGAVLGLVGIMVAMLVLHPTLALACFTIIPVMLLATWFFAARARKAYRKTRSTVGAVTAELQEEIVGVRQAQAFNRTERNIARFRERNAANREANVAAVGVTSAFSPTIDVLSTLATALVIGYGGHLVLDGALSVGLLAAFLIYVQQFFRPVQLAASVYTLLQSALAGAERVFGILDEQPEPADAPGALELGRAEGRIEMAGVEFAYEPGRPVLRDVTLEVKPGQTVALVGKTGAGKTTLASLIPRFYDATSGAVRLDGHDVRGVTRASLRKQMAMVLQEPFLFGGTIAENIAYGKPDATQAEIEAAARAVHAHEFISALPKGYMTALAEAGVNLSQGQRQLLAFARAVIADPRVLILDEATANIDTRTEALIQKALATLLAGRTSVVIAHRLSTIRHADQILVIDAGRIAEHGTHDELMAKAGLYSDLYQRQFREPKAPAAAVA
- a CDS encoding ABC transporter ATP-binding protein, whose translation is MEQPRRPGMTPGGPRAVGRAVKYLRRYLPDTIGAGLSLFLVSAANLATPQLVRLAVDRGLTLRQAHTITMAVLGLLGLALARGVFNFLQGFLAERASQHVAFDLREGLFARIQRLSFSYYDQAQTGELLTRLTNDVEQVRTFVGAGVVQLAASVAMLIGCAALLIWTNAVLAVVALLTIVPILWLLRRFIGKMGPLFGKLQTSLGALNNVLQEDLRGLRVVRAFSGEKREAERYRKVNDSLRDQNLFLVDALSNNFPFVNLFANLGTLAVVGVGGTLIFRSSLTLGELIAFNSYLGLLLMPLMTIGFLAAQLSRAGASAVRVFELLDTEVELKDAPDAQPLPQLEGKVEFRDVRFRYAGSEREILRGLTFTAEPGQLVAILGTTGSGKSTIINLLPRFYDVTSGAVCVDGHDVRKVTLSSLRSQIGVVLQDALLFSGTVRDNIAYGRPDATLDEVKAAATAAQAHEFIAALPQGYDTVVGERGVGLSGGQRQRLAIARALLTDPRLLILDDSTSAVDAETEASIQRALDQLMRDKRRTAIVIAQRISTVRDADQILVLDEGRIAAQGKHEELLATSELYNEILGTQLISEKAA